Proteins encoded together in one Streptomyces sp. NA04227 window:
- a CDS encoding serine/threonine protein kinase: MPGAGAGQAGDTGQTGQAGQTLRLGPGEAVRFGRGSATVPVELRLDDEAVSRLAGEIRATDDHWQLSNYSATHSYLVENPEGAGEYLRVPPRRTGAPIPFEFSRVVLPARGGTVSFQVFAPDHVYLDADAVAGPFGGRTVAAYSLDETATYFLVLLALCEPRLRDVSPMAVPTTPQVVERLRGHPACARLTARAVSSHIDYLADEKMRLSPPAGDAESRAGRRTGKRESLVGVALRFGLVREEHLALLPPRPRGAEGGR, encoded by the coding sequence CTGCCGGGTGCCGGAGCCGGGCAGGCCGGAGACACCGGACAGACCGGGCAGGCCGGACAGACGCTGCGGCTGGGGCCGGGCGAGGCGGTCCGTTTCGGCCGGGGTTCGGCGACGGTGCCGGTCGAGCTGCGACTCGACGACGAGGCGGTGTCCCGGCTGGCCGGGGAGATCCGCGCCACCGACGACCACTGGCAGCTGAGCAACTACAGCGCCACGCACAGCTATCTGGTCGAGAACCCGGAGGGCGCCGGGGAGTACCTGCGCGTGCCGCCGCGGCGCACCGGTGCCCCCATCCCCTTCGAGTTCTCCCGCGTGGTGCTGCCCGCGCGCGGCGGCACCGTCTCCTTCCAGGTGTTCGCGCCCGATCACGTCTACCTCGACGCGGACGCCGTCGCCGGACCCTTCGGCGGGCGCACCGTCGCCGCGTACTCGCTCGACGAGACCGCCACGTACTTCCTGGTACTGCTCGCCCTGTGCGAACCCCGGCTGCGGGACGTCTCGCCGATGGCCGTACCGACCACCCCGCAGGTCGTCGAGCGGTTGCGCGGGCACCCGGCCTGCGCCCGGCTCACCGCCCGCGCGGTCAGCTCCCACATCGACTACCTCGCCGACGAGAAGATGCGCCTGAGCCCGCCCGCCGGGGACGCCGAGAGCCGCGCGGGCCGCCGCACCGGCAAGCGGGAATCTCTCGTCGGCGTCGCCCTGCGGTTCGGTCTGGTCCGCGAGGAACACCTGGCGCTGCTCCCGCCGCGGCCCCGCGGCGCGGAGGGCGGCCGGTGA
- a CDS encoding amidohydrolase, with protein MNPRRLAPALVACLLATALSSCGEGGSGATVVVNAEVYTLDRDQPWAEAFAYDADGKITAVGSESDVRAKAGSGAKEIDARGNMVLPGFQDTHLHVPEAGINRDLCPMESGSTLAEYEDMAADCAAEQPDSEWVRAAGPSIFDLLDSDEPPIDVLDRAIPDRPALILDDLGHAVWTNSAGLKAAGIEADDRDPQGGIYGRDPETGRLNGLLLENAQQRIRNAAAPDGETVYKGLLVALDELAKNGVTSVSDAGGFWGQDHPAAWQRALKEDKLSVRAVNSLYLYPDVGMEKQLAEFERRFSDDPDSLLQFDTAKIYVDGILDLGTAWMLKPYDEPVNPEHPSGFPYFKRDQLRTYVSELHRIGYRMHFHVIGDAATRAALDAVEAIEADSGEVADRRHRTTHTYLVQPDDIERFAELGVIADFQVGPEAVDPAYHEQLSASIGDRAFDLIPVEKLLDADAQVSLSSDWDADPLSPFGIIERAVTRETNAVNDVGTAIRLVTADAAHALGQDDITGSIKVGKQADYVVVDQNLLEVPVDRVDETKVLLTVLAGHSTYQAAGFDR; from the coding sequence GTGAATCCGCGCCGCCTGGCGCCCGCGCTGGTCGCCTGCCTGCTCGCGACGGCCCTCTCGTCCTGTGGCGAAGGGGGGTCGGGGGCGACGGTCGTGGTCAACGCCGAGGTCTACACGCTCGACCGCGACCAACCGTGGGCGGAGGCGTTCGCCTACGACGCCGACGGGAAGATCACGGCGGTCGGCTCCGAGTCGGACGTGCGCGCGAAGGCCGGCAGCGGTGCGAAGGAGATCGACGCCCGCGGCAACATGGTGCTCCCCGGCTTCCAGGACACCCATCTGCACGTCCCCGAGGCGGGCATCAACCGCGACCTGTGCCCCATGGAGAGCGGGAGCACGCTCGCCGAGTACGAGGACATGGCCGCCGACTGCGCCGCCGAACAGCCCGACTCCGAATGGGTACGCGCGGCCGGGCCGTCGATCTTCGATCTGCTCGACTCCGACGAACCCCCCATCGACGTACTCGACCGGGCGATCCCCGACCGTCCGGCGCTGATCCTCGACGACCTCGGCCATGCGGTGTGGACCAACAGCGCGGGCCTGAAGGCCGCGGGGATCGAAGCCGACGATCGCGACCCGCAGGGCGGCATCTACGGGCGTGACCCCGAGACCGGCCGGCTCAACGGCCTCCTGCTCGAGAACGCGCAGCAGCGCATCCGCAACGCCGCCGCCCCCGACGGCGAGACCGTCTACAAGGGGCTGCTCGTCGCGCTCGACGAGCTGGCGAAGAACGGGGTCACCAGCGTCAGCGACGCGGGCGGATTCTGGGGCCAGGACCACCCGGCCGCCTGGCAGCGGGCCCTGAAGGAGGACAAGCTGTCCGTCCGGGCGGTCAACAGCCTGTACCTCTACCCCGACGTCGGCATGGAGAAGCAACTCGCCGAGTTCGAGCGGCGGTTCAGCGACGACCCCGACAGCCTGCTGCAGTTCGACACGGCGAAGATCTACGTCGACGGGATCCTCGACCTCGGCACCGCGTGGATGCTCAAGCCCTACGACGAGCCGGTCAACCCCGAACACCCGTCAGGATTCCCGTACTTCAAGCGCGACCAGCTCCGCACCTATGTGTCCGAGCTCCACCGGATCGGCTACCGGATGCACTTCCACGTCATCGGAGACGCCGCGACCCGCGCGGCGCTCGACGCGGTCGAGGCCATCGAGGCCGACAGCGGCGAGGTCGCCGACCGACGCCACCGCACCACGCACACCTACCTCGTCCAGCCCGACGACATCGAACGCTTCGCCGAGCTCGGCGTCATCGCCGACTTCCAGGTGGGCCCGGAGGCGGTCGACCCCGCCTACCACGAGCAGCTCTCGGCCTCCATCGGCGATCGGGCGTTCGACCTGATCCCCGTCGAGAAACTGCTCGACGCCGACGCGCAGGTCTCCCTGTCGAGCGACTGGGACGCCGACCCACTGTCACCGTTCGGCATCATCGAGCGGGCGGTCACCCGCGAGACCAACGCCGTGAACGACGTCGGGACCGCCATCCGGCTCGTCACGGCCGACGCCGCCCACGCACTCGGACAGGACGACATCACCGGCTCGATCAAGGTCGGCAAGCAGGCCGACTACGTCGTCGTCGACCAGAACCTGCTGGAGGTCCCCGTCGACAGGGTCGATGAGACGAAGGTGCTCCTCACCGTGCTGGCCGGGCACAGTACGTATCAGGCGGCGGGTTTCGACAGGTGA
- a CDS encoding VOC family protein, with the protein MTSLVRHLTFDCSDAYEQARFWAGVLGGTIAEDDFPGDPEALVTAPGTTLLFVTVPDAKTVKNRVHVDLQPQDRGRDEEVDRLLALGATLVGDHRVPDGRGWVTLADPEGNEFCVERSAAERAGS; encoded by the coding sequence ATGACCTCACTTGTGCGACACCTCACCTTCGACTGCTCCGACGCCTACGAGCAGGCCCGTTTCTGGGCCGGCGTCCTCGGCGGCACCATCGCCGAGGACGACTTCCCCGGCGACCCCGAGGCCCTGGTCACGGCGCCCGGTACGACGCTGCTCTTCGTGACGGTGCCGGACGCCAAGACCGTGAAGAACCGGGTCCATGTCGACCTTCAGCCGCAGGACCGCGGTCGCGACGAGGAGGTCGACCGCCTCCTCGCGCTGGGCGCCACACTCGTCGGCGACCACCGCGTGCCCGACGGGAGGGGCTGGGTGACGCTCGCCGACCCGGAGGGCAACGAGTTCTGCGTGGAGCGGAGTGCGGCGGAGCGGGCCGGAAGTTAG